DNA from SAR86 cluster bacterium:
TTTTCAGCTGAATTTTAATTAAAACTTTATAAAGCTAATTTAAAAAGCGATTCGACTCGGTTAACCCGGTCGAGTCGCTTTTTTATGTTTCGTCTATAAGTTAAACTAGAAATTAACTTAATACATATAAAAGTGAGTATTTGGACTCCCGAAAAAGCATTTAATTGGTACAACAAACAAGATTGGCTTGTGGGGTGTAATTTTTTGCCAAGCTCAGCAATCAATCAATTAGAAATGTTTCAAAAGGAAACATTTGATCTTGAAACAATTAATAGAGAATTAGGATGGGCAAGAGATTTAGGTTTTAATTCTTTAAGAGTATATTTGCATGATTTGCTTTGGGAAGAGAAAGACGGATTTACAGAGCGATTGAATATTTTTCTTGATGTCTGTAGCAATCATCAGATTAAACCCATTTTAGTTTTATTTGATGATTGTCACTATCCATTTCCAAATCTTGGGAAGCAACCCCTCCCTATTCAAGGAGTGCATAATTCTGGCTGGAAACAAAGTCCTGGTCATATGATTGTTAATGAAATCAAAGAATCAACTAATTCATCTCACATACAGAGACTAAAGAAATTCATTCAAGGAGTTTTAGAGATGTATTGTAATGATGAAAGAATTCTAATGTGGGACATTTATAATGAACCAGGTCAGTTTGGAATTGGAGAAAACTCTCTTAGATTATTAGAAAATGTTTGGGATTGGTCGCATGAAGTCAGGCCGTCTCAACCATTAACTTCTTGTCTTGAAGGCTCCATTGGTAAGCAAATCATAGATTTAAATAAAAATAAGTCAGACATAATCACTTTTCATGCTTACGAAGCAAATAAATTTGAGCAAATCATTAAGGATTTGCTTGAAATAGGGAGGCCTGTTATGTGCACTGAATATATGGCACGTGAGTATGGAACCACTTTTGAGTTTAGTTTACCTATATTAAAGAAATATAATATAGGTTCTTATAATTGGGGGTTAGTAGCAGGAAAAAGTCAAACCAACTTTAGCTGGGAAACTATTCTTAAAAGAAAAGAAAAAAAAGATAAGGGAGAATTCATAAAAGAAGGAGAATCATTAGATGAGCCTGATCTTTGGTTTCATGATATTTTAAGGCAAGATGGCACACCTTTTTCTAAAAGAGAAGTTTCTTTTATTAAAAAGATACTTAAGAAGAAATGAAGCAAATTATTAGCTTGTATCAGGTTGATGCTTTTACAAATGAGATATTTAAAGGAAACCCTGCTGCAGTATGTCCGATTGAAGAGTGGTTGCCGGATAGAACAATGCAGCTAATAGCTTCTGAAAATAATTTATCAGAAACTGCATTTGTTAATTTAAATACCTCGCCTTTTTCCATTAGATGGTTTAGTCCTATCTCGGAAGTTGATCTATGTGGGCACGCAACTCTTGCTTCGGCCAGAATTCTTTTTGATGAATATCTTTCCATAGAGGAAAGTCAAATAACATTTGGATCAAAAAGTGGAGAATTGAGAGCATTTAAAAAAGATGAATTAATTTATCTAGATTTTCCAGTTGATAATCCTAAACAGGTAGAAGAGCATCCTTTAATTTTAAAGGCACTTGGCATCAAACCTAAATATTTATTTAAGGGTAGAGATGACTTCTTAGCAATCTTTGAAAATGAAGAAATAATACAGTCAATTTATCCAAATTTTAATGTTGTTTCAGAATTAGATTCAAGAGGCCTGATAATTAGCTCTGTCAGCTCTAATGAAGATTTTATTTCAAGATGTTTTTATCCTAAGTTAGGGGTTGAAGAAGACCCAGTTACTGGTTCGGCGCATACTTTACTTACACCTTATTGGGCAAAAGTATTAAATAAAAGTAAATTAAGTGCTCGCCAATATTCTCTTAGAGGTGGACATTTAGAATGTCAGTTAAAAGGTAATAGAGTTTTACTTGGTGGAGGTTCTGTTAGGTATATGGAAGGAAAAATTGACTTACGATCTTTCCTAAATAATAAACTATGAATATAGATAAGTATAAATACCCTATGGATGAACTGCCTATAGTTATTCAGGAATCATTAAGAGATGAAATATGTAATTTAGAATTTAGTGGATTTAAGGATGTTTATAAGAGTAATAAAGAATCTTCTTTTGCAACAAGAATCTACAGAAATGAAGATGGAGAGTTTCTAGTTACTTGTATTACTGATATGCCTGAGGTAACTCCAAAGATGATTGATTGGTGGTTTGGTTGGCACTTACCTCGAACAGAAAGATATAAATTATGGCATCCTCTAGCTCATGTTTCTTCTATCTTAAAAGAAGATAATTCTATTTATCCAACAGATAAAGAGAAATACATTAATAAGGATTCATATGTTAAGGAATACATAGGCAAAGATCTAAATCACCTTTGCATAAGCTTTGTAGACCCTCAAGAGTTTGGCTTTCCTATTCTAAATTCCGAAGAAGAAACAGCAATTTGTGCCCATGTTCAAGATTTAAAAAAAAGGTTATCTATAGCAAGCCTAACTCATTTAGTTGCTAAATATACTGATGGGTCAAGGATGCAAAGAAGTTTTTGGTTAGGAGCAAATCTTAAGCATAGTAATAGTTTTTTAAACTTTCTATTTAACCGATTATTAAATAATAAAAAAATAAAATCTATTTTGTTGAAAGAAGTAATAACTAAGAATTTACTCTCCCATTGCGCTGAAGAAATGAACCATTTATCTAAATTTCTACCCTCACTTTATC
Protein-coding regions in this window:
- a CDS encoding 1,4-beta-xylanase codes for the protein MSIWTPEKAFNWYNKQDWLVGCNFLPSSAINQLEMFQKETFDLETINRELGWARDLGFNSLRVYLHDLLWEEKDGFTERLNIFLDVCSNHQIKPILVLFDDCHYPFPNLGKQPLPIQGVHNSGWKQSPGHMIVNEIKESTNSSHIQRLKKFIQGVLEMYCNDERILMWDIYNEPGQFGIGENSLRLLENVWDWSHEVRPSQPLTSCLEGSIGKQIIDLNKNKSDIITFHAYEANKFEQIIKDLLEIGRPVMCTEYMAREYGTTFEFSLPILKKYNIGSYNWGLVAGKSQTNFSWETILKRKEKKDKGEFIKEGESLDEPDLWFHDILRQDGTPFSKREVSFIKKILKKK
- a CDS encoding PhzF family phenazine biosynthesis protein, encoding MKQIISLYQVDAFTNEIFKGNPAAVCPIEEWLPDRTMQLIASENNLSETAFVNLNTSPFSIRWFSPISEVDLCGHATLASARILFDEYLSIEESQITFGSKSGELRAFKKDELIYLDFPVDNPKQVEEHPLILKALGIKPKYLFKGRDDFLAIFENEEIIQSIYPNFNVVSELDSRGLIISSVSSNEDFISRCFYPKLGVEEDPVTGSAHTLLTPYWAKVLNKSKLSARQYSLRGGHLECQLKGNRVLLGGGSVRYMEGKIDLRSFLNNKL